The DNA window TGGAGGATATGGGCCCTGGGGGCCATCAGGCCCTGGGCGCCCACGGGAACCTCCTGGGAAAGCTCCTCTTCCCGCAGGCTCCGGAAGGCGGAATCCAGCCTTGCCCAAGCCTCCCGAAAGCGGGCCTCCACCACCCCCTTGGGCTCAGGCTCCCCCCTTAGCTCCCATTCCCTCCCCTTTTGGGCCCAGTGGGGAAGCTCCTGAGGAAAGGCGTAGGCCAGAAGCCGCAAGGAGCTTCCCGCAATGTGCCGCACCAAGCCCCCAATGGGGTTCAGCCCCTCCTTGGGCCGCCACCAAAAGCCTTCCTCGGGAAGGTCAAAGGCCCAGCGCTCCAGGTGGCACTCCACCTCCTTAAGCCCCTTGATCCAGGCGGAAACCGCCGGGGAAACCCCGGGCACCAAAGGCTCCAGGAAAGGCGCAAGGTTGGCCATGGGAATAGCGTACACTAACCCCCGTGGAGGCGTTCGGTCTGCTTCTCCTTTTGGGCCTGGCCCTTCTGCTGGCCCAGCGGATGCGGCAAGCCTCTTCCCGGGCCCGTTGCCCCCGCTGCCACCTGCCCAAGGCCCTGGCGGAGGAGGTGGCCCAGCACCGGCGGTTTTGCCCCCAGGTGGCCGTGCGGGCCTGCCCTTTTGACCCCAGGAGGGGCGTCTGGCGGCAACGGCGATGAACCCGGTGGAAGCCCATTGGCGGGCCCTCGAGGCGGACCTGGCCGACTATCTGGCCAAAAAGGGGATCGCACCCTCTTGCCGGGCCGGGTGCTTCGCCTGCTGCTTCGGCCTTGTAACCCTTTCCCGCCTGGAAGGGGAGGCCCTTCTCCCCCACCTCAGCCAGGCCCAAAGGTCCCGGCTCCTGGAGGAAGGCCCCAAGCGGCTTGCCCTCCTGAGGGAAGGCAAGGACGACCCCCGCTTCCCAAGCCGCCATTTCCTCTCCCGCACCCCCTGCCCCTTGCTGGAAGAGGGCCTCTGCGGGGTCTATCCCTGGCGTCCGCTGGCCTGCCGGGGGCTTCTCACCCAGGGTGACCCCAGGCTCTGCGAGCCCGAGGCGGGCCTAAAGCAGGGCCAGTTCCTCCCCGCTCCCTGGCGCATGGCCCGCCTACGCATGGAGGCGGTTTGGGAGGAGGAAAGGAGGCGGTACGGTTTCCTGGTCCTGGGGGAGCTGGCCACCCTCTTGTACCTGCTCCTTTCCGGGTTCCCCGGGGAAAGGGAGGAAGCGGAAGTCCTCTTGCAGGAACT is part of the Thermus caldifontis genome and encodes:
- a CDS encoding DinB family protein: MANLAPFLEPLVPGVSPAVSAWIKGLKEVECHLERWAFDLPEEGFWWRPKEGLNPIGGLVRHIAGSSLRLLAYAFPQELPHWAQKGREWELRGEPEPKGVVEARFREAWARLDSAFRSLREEELSQEVPVGAQGLMAPRAHILHHLVEHAQHHAGQVIYARKLM
- a CDS encoding YkgJ family cysteine cluster protein, with the protein product MNPVEAHWRALEADLADYLAKKGIAPSCRAGCFACCFGLVTLSRLEGEALLPHLSQAQRSRLLEEGPKRLALLREGKDDPRFPSRHFLSRTPCPLLEEGLCGVYPWRPLACRGLLTQGDPRLCEPEAGLKQGQFLPAPWRMARLRMEAVWEEERRRYGFLVLGELATLLYLLLSGFPGEREEAEVLLQELGILGGRWGFQMV